The Oenanthe melanoleuca isolate GR-GAL-2019-014 chromosome 1, OMel1.0, whole genome shotgun sequence genome segment GGCTGAGCCCGGCAGTCCTGGCTTTTCCACGTGTGAGAAGACAAGGACACAATggcacccagcccagcccgtgAGCCCCACAGCATCCTCACCCGGCCAAGTTCACTCACCTCCCCGGATCTCGGTGCATCAGCCCACGAACTCTGTGTCCCCCCACCCGGGTGGGCTCACACGTCTGCCCCTCGCTGTCTATTGCAGGCTCAGCTCGTGGggaagagcagctcagcccccgTTTCCTCACCGCTGTCTGAGTGAGCAGCAGGTAAGACCAGATTACTGGGGTGTGTGTTGGAGGCTACACCCTGATGCTGCAGATCCCAACATGCCTGCCACCCTGGAGTGTTGGCTCCAGAAAGCAGGAGCAAGGacccagcaggaggagggatgcagggagctgggaaggcaaGGACAGAGGTGAAATGCACACCACAAGAGACAGGCTGCTCAGGTCTGAAAGCATGGCTGATAAACCACAGCACTCTTCAGGCCTCTTTGTGCAGCAAAACGTGGGAGAGCAGAACAAAGGTGTGAATCCCTTTATGGAAgaagcacagcagggccagAACAGCCCTGCTTCACTTTCTGAATGATTcggagaggaaaagcagaaacctGTGTCTGCGGAGGAGTTTTGCCTTCCAAGGCTGTGGGAACAGCTGGCATTTCCCAAGTTGGCTGGGGGAACGGCAGTCTTTTGTCCCAGGACATTTCAGCTCCCTGAAATGTCACAGCTCACATTTTCCTGGGTTCCCAGGGGCTCTAAGGAAAGGGACACCCAATGAGAAGGGGGGCAGCCACCCTATGGTGCCTCCTAGGAGATGGGCAAGGACATCTTGATCTTGGGGAAGGACAGTCCATGGGGAAGAAAATGAGGGAAGTGAAGGGAGACCTGCCAGGGAAAGAGTTAAGagagccagggagcagctgggctgtgtctgtTTGCTGTAGCTATGTGGGCTGCAGGGTAGAAAAGAAGAAtctccagcctggaggaggcagATGAAGGAGTGTCTTTAAGAGTAGTGGATGTGGGTGAGGGAGGCAGAAGGTCTCTGTGCTCCCATGAGCTGTAGCACTGGTGTGGATGACCTGGCAGGGCCAACCTAGCAGGGTTCTGTGGGCTACACGGTCTCTGATGCTGGCAGGCACACCTGGACAGCCCATGGtcactgcctggggctggggctccccctgctttgcagtgctgggctggagctgctgtaaAAGCCACTGCTGGGCAGAGGCTGTGGGAAGCCACAGGCAGCGGTTCAGGAGGCTGCGGCCCCGGGGTTGAAGGTAGTGAAGTTTTGCCACAGAGAGGATGGAGCTGGTGTGGCTGTATGTGGTGCTGATCCACgagcagctgctgtgacctGGCTGTAAGTAGGCTTTGTGCATGTATTGTCTGGGTTGGAAAGCAACCTAGGGAGGTTCTGTCTCCAAAGAAAATAGGGTGAGAACAGGGTGGAACAACCAAAATGCAGAATGGGCATCTGTGGGAGCATGGAGGGAGAGGGATGGTAAGGCTGAAGAGGTGCAGACCAGAATGGGAAGCAAGAATGTCCAATTCACAGATAACATGTCCAcatccccctccctgccccatttcTGCTCTAAGATACGGCTGGAGAGGGTTAGTCCTGCAGTGGTAAGGCTCTGGCTCTAGCCCATCTGCAACTGAACCTCTCCCCTGTCCCACAGATCCCTGGCCAAGCAGACTTCCCTGCAGGCAGTCCTCCAAGACCCCAAGGGCTGTGGAGGCCTGATGGGGCTGGTggaagagcagggcaggtggCAGCCATGGAGGCAGTGAagagaggcacagagctggctgtcCTCGAGGGCCAGCACCAGTTCCACTCTCTCTGCTGGAAATGCTccaccctgcaggggctgcaggtctTGGGCAAGGCCACCATCCAGGGTCAGTGAGGGAGCAGTGGCATGGGCAGGCTTGGCATGGTGTCTCTCCAGTATGCCTGCTGTCCCCTTGACACATGAGCCTTTCCTGGGCTAGTGTGCAAGGGTCGCACTGGACCCATCCCCAGAGTGGCCAGTGCCTTCTTCCAGATGCTAACATGTCTGTCAGTACAGAGCAAATTGAACTCAGTGCTCTCACACATATTAGCTTTCTGGAGAAACTGCTTCCCATTTCGCCAGATTTGGCATTGTGGTCCCATTGGACCATCTgggtgccagctctgcagactAGCAAATTTTCTCCCTGACCCTGTCATCCACCCTGCCACAGAGCCATGTCAGTCACTGACTTCCAGCCTTGGGAGCAGCTGCACTGAGTGAACATCCTGACAGCTATTTCTCCCGAGCAGTCTCCATCGGATGGCATCATTCCTGCATGCAGTGACAGCCTCTTTTCCCACACTGTGCCCCCTAAGTGCCTTTGCCCTCTGCAGACTGGTGCCATTTctggtcctgctgcaggcacaggggagTCTGCTCTCACACACACCATCTCAGCTTTTGCTGTGACCTGTGCCTGCAGCCGTGGGGAGCTGCACAGTGTGGCTGTGACCACAAGATCCAAGGAGTCAGCCCGAAGGTGAGGGAAGAAGCAggtggcagggagcaggtggCAGAGGGGAAGGTCCATGGgggagacagacagacagatcAGACCAGACAGTTGCTTTCCTTGTTTCAAGGCCACTTTCCCTCTGCAGGTTTCCATTGGTCAGGCTGCTCTGATAAACTTTATGGGATTACCTTCTCTCAGGCCTTCATGGACAGCCCCAAGAGGAGCCGTGGTGTCTCCAGCCGAGTGCTCATGAATCTGCACAACCATGAGGCTGGCAGGACAGTAAGGGCAGGATTAGGGCTGGGAGCAAACCTGGCTGCAGGGCTTCTCCCTGGCCCGGCAGAGCTCAGTCCAGCCCCCACACCCAACAGGCCCTTCAGGGCAGCCACGTGCTCCCAGAGGATTCTGCAACCTGCTGCCTTCCCTagcccagcacagtgctgatTACCCTGAGCTGGCTCCTGCCTGTGTGGAAGGGCGTCCCAGCCTCCCCTACTCCCTTCTGTGCGATCTCCTTTTCTGCACAGACCCTAGCTATGATTTAGGAAATAATTTACTCTGTTCTGTTCTGAAGGGCTTCCCTGCCCCACCAGCCTCTCTTCAATAAAGACAGACACCTGCAGGGGCCGTAGTCAGATGGGGTGCCTTGAACATTCTCCACCTCTGGCCAGAtctgctcccctccccacagccctgcaggtcaGAACAGCTCTCTGCCTCAGGGATTTATCTTACAgacccaaaccatcctgtttCCCACAGAGTGGATGACCTTCTGTTCATATTGATCTGGCTTAAAAAGATACTCTAGCTCTTTGCCTtgcctttccttccctgctcccgcccctgctctccagccccatGGGCAGAGtgtgggggagcagcagcacatgggaGGTGTTGGCAGGGTGTCCCTGGTCCCCCTGCAGGTGCAGTGCTGGTGCCATGGCGTGTCGGCTCCTGCGAGGTGCACACCTGCTGGAAGGTGCCTCCCTTCTGCCACCTGGGCAGCGACCTCAGGGAAAGGTTTGAGGGGGCAACAGAGGTTTGCCCGAAGCGGATCAGATCCTGCAACCTCCTGGAAATGCCTTCTCCAGTGCTCAGCTGTTCCTTTGGCTGTTCCTTTGGAGAAATGTTTGCAAGAGGAGTTCCAGCAACTGCCACAGTGAGGCTCCCCTCATTCAGTCTGACCTCAGTGCCAGGGAATGCCATGGAACAAATTATCCTAAGTGCAATCACACAGGACAACCAGGGAATCGGCCCTAGCCAGGATGGGTTCatgaaaggcaggtcctgcttgacCAATCTGGTCTCCTTTTATTACCAGGTGACCTGCCtagggaggagggaaaggctgtgcaTGTTATCTTCTGCCTGGGCTTcagtaaagcctttgacaccactgcccacagcactctcctggagaagctggcagcCCATGGCCTGACCCAGTGCATTCTTTGCTGGGTTAAAAACTGGCAGGATGGCCAGGCCCACAGAGTGGTGATGGATAGAGTTACACCCACCTGGTCACCAGTggggttccccagggctcagtactGGGGCCAGTCCTTTTTAAGAACTTTATCAATGACCTGGATGAAGGGATCAAGGGTAAGTTCCTGGCTGACATCAGgttgggtgggagtgttgacctgctggagagcaggagggctctgcagagggatctggacaggctggatccatgggCTGAGGCCAGTTGGGTGAGGTGCAATCaggccaagtgccaggtcctgcttTTCAGTCAgaacaaccccaggcagcaccaaggctgggggcagagtggctgggaagctgcccagaggaaaaggacctgggggtgctggggagacagcagctgaacatgagccagctgtgctcaggtggctgagaaggccaatggcatcctggcctgtatcagccactgtggccagcaggaacagggcagaGATTGTTCTCTTGTATTCTacactgctgaggccacaccccgagtgctgtgtccagttctgggcccttcactgcaagaaagacactgaggggctggagttTGTCCAGCGAAGGGCAACAGAGCCTGTGAATGGTCTGGAGTGTCTaaaggagctggggttgtttagcctggagaaaaggaggctcaggggagccCTGATCACTttctacaactccctgaaaggaggctgcagccaggtaggagttggtctcttctcccaggcaacctgtcacaggacaagaggaaatggctccaagctgtgccaggggaggttcaaGCAGGTATCAGGAAAAagatttcttcactgaaagggtggtcaggcattggaacaggctccccagggaagtggtggaatcaccacccctggaaatgttcaaaaaacaAGCAGACGTGGCATGGTTTAGAGGGCATGGTGA includes the following:
- the LOC130248436 gene encoding LOW QUALITY PROTEIN: protein Wnt-4-like (The sequence of the model RefSeq protein was modified relative to this genomic sequence to represent the inferred CDS: inserted 3 bases in 3 codons), with amino-acid sequence MELVWLYVVLIHEQLLSLAKQTSLQAVLQDPKGCGGLMGLVEEQXQVAAMEAVKRGTELAVLEGQHQFHSLCWKCSTLQGLQVLGKATIQGTGESALTHTISAFAVTCACSRGELXQCGCDHKIQGVSPKVREEAGFHWSGCSDKLYGITFSQAFMDSPKRSRGVSSRVLMNLHNHEAGRTVQCWCHGVXGSCEVHTCWKVPPFCHLGSDLRERFEGATEVCPKRIRSCNLLEMPSPVLSCSFGCSFGEM